One genomic window of Candidatus Tanganyikabacteria bacterium includes the following:
- a CDS encoding IPT/TIG domain-containing protein, which yields MSIRVRWPLRDLPNFKAQVIPFRSRAVRLTTRNGASELVDSRTLARNPGVAEASASIYLVAGDGYSVLAQAFAESDPAGGATPIAQGTAANVPIRAGKTVQVPITLTAAYAPTITGLNPGSAPFGSDVTITGTNFGASLGLDFAVTFAGVAAAATRSSDTQAIARVPVGPSGNVVVIVDGVPSTSVAPFATTQGFVAAVLESFALFERSGLLVTVRDSGLQQATPPPAPGNGNVGAGLSGTTAGAATPAPTPGAGTMGANLNSVVTGATPAPTPGAGNMTANLSSTVTGATPAPTPGAGTVSTNLTSVATGATPAPTPGAGTVNTNLSSVVTGATPPPAPGLGTIGVILQ from the coding sequence TTGAGCATCCGCGTCCGCTGGCCCCTGCGCGACCTGCCGAACTTCAAGGCGCAGGTCATCCCGTTCCGCTCCCGCGCCGTCCGCCTCACCACGCGCAACGGGGCGTCCGAGCTGGTCGACAGCCGTACGCTCGCCCGCAACCCGGGCGTGGCCGAGGCGAGCGCCAGCATCTACCTGGTGGCCGGGGACGGCTACTCGGTCCTCGCCCAGGCCTTCGCCGAGTCGGACCCCGCCGGCGGGGCCACGCCCATCGCGCAGGGCACGGCCGCCAATGTGCCCATCCGGGCCGGCAAGACCGTCCAGGTGCCCATCACGCTCACGGCGGCCTACGCCCCCACGATCACCGGGCTGAACCCGGGCTCCGCGCCTTTCGGATCCGATGTGACCATCACCGGCACGAACTTCGGCGCGTCGCTGGGGCTGGATTTCGCGGTGACCTTCGCCGGCGTGGCCGCCGCGGCGACGCGTTCGAGCGATACCCAGGCCATCGCGCGGGTGCCGGTCGGTCCCAGCGGCAACGTGGTGGTGATCGTGGACGGCGTGCCCAGCACGTCGGTCGCGCCCTTCGCGACCACCCAGGGCTTCGTCGCCGCGGTGCTCGAATCCTTCGCCCTCTTCGAGCGCAGCGGATTGCTCGTGACCGTGCGGGATTCCGGCCTGCAGCAAGCGACCCCGCCGCCCGCACCCGGCAACGGCAACGTGGGGGCGGGCCTGTCGGGCACGACCGCCGGCGCCGCGACCCCCGCGCCGACCCCGGGGGCGGGGACGATGGGGGCCAACCTGAACTCCGTCGTGACAGGCGCGACCCCGGCCCCGACACCCGGAGCGGGCAACATGACCGCGAACCTTTCCTCGACCGTGACGGGCGCGACCCCCGCGCCGACGCCCGGGGCGGGGACGGTAAGCACCAACCTGACCTCGGTCGCGACGGGCGCGACCCCGGCGCCGACGCCCGGGGCCGGGACGGTGAACACCAACCTGAGCTCGGTCGTGACGGGCGCGACGCCGCCCCCGGCGCCGGGACTCGGAACAATCGGAGTCATCCTGCAATGA